Within the Megalopta genalis isolate 19385.01 chromosome 11, iyMegGena1_principal, whole genome shotgun sequence genome, the region ACGCGTCGAATCTAAATCCAAAAGCCGTGATGTACGTTCCGTGGTACTTGCGGTCCGGAAGGAAGCCTTTAAGACGCGGTTTTCTATCAATCCTGTCCTCATTTAAGTACGAGAGGAGCGTTCGAAAGCGATCCACCGCTGGCGACTGGTTTGCTACTCGAGTGTTCCGGAACTGTCGAATGGGTCGCGGAAGGAAGAGGATTCATCTCTAATTAAAAAGGTCTCTCTTGTCGTTCAGGGTCGCGTTGCCTGGCCGGTTCGGCTCGGCGACTATCACATGTTTGCTTCTActtatgtctctctctctctctttcagatTCGTTTACTTTTCTTTCCAATtcacttcctctctttctctctctctctctctttctttctttctttctgtctcAAGTATCTCTCAGACTTTCTCCACTTTCTCGCACTCGACCGAGGCGATGGAATTCATTGTGCTAGCGTTCTTGCTCTCGGTGTCCGTCTCGCTTTTCGCTAGACTAGAGCTAGACACGGCGATGTGGGAGTCCTGGTGAGTCGGCAGGATTCCGGCGTTTGCATCCTCTATCGCTTTCCTCAACTGCAATTGAATTAGCGGTGTTTGAATTCTCAGTAGACGGATGAAGATTATGTGGGAAGGTTCTGCTTTTCTGGTGGGATTGATCTCACTTTTCTTGTTGGATAGTGCGAGGAGGAATGAGTGCTTGAATCCATAGCGGGTTCGTGTTCATAGAGGATCAAGGATCGGCATTGTTATCAGGATTCTGTGCAATTAGTGTTAAGATGAACGATTGAATCGTTTTTGTGTTGATGCTAGATGAACTAGAGTACCCTATGAGTATTTCCATCAATACTAAGTGAGCTAGGATTAGAAGCTGGGCCCATTTCATGGAAATGATCTGTAGCGCTAGATGAAGTAATTTTGTTTCACGTACCTCTTTGAGCCCCACAACCCCAACTAGCCTTCCAATAGCAGTCACATACGCATGGTTCACCCCTACCATGCTGAAAAGGCTGTGCACCTTCAGCAAGGACGTCCTTTCAACCAGCTGGAAGGGCGCAGGGTCGATGTGACACCTGGAGAAGTCGACCTCCAGCGCCATCTCGCTCTCCTCCCATCGTTTCTGGTCTTCCGTTGACATGTCTATCACTCTTTCCCTTGGCTGGCAACAAGAAAAGAGTTAAATACAGATCAGATTCAAGGTTAAAGTACAAGCTCACCAGTTGAACTTTCTTCGAGGTGGCTGGACTAGGTGCCAACATGGGCGTGTGCGATTGTACATTAATTCCATCCTGACTCTCCCTTCTTGTCGCTCCCCCTGATCCTATCTCTGGGTCTGGGTCCACGTCCTGCAGAGTGGCCGACTTCCTGAAGATCGCCTCGAAGGCCAGACGTATCCTGGAACTAGAGAATTGAATTTGAATGAAATTTCTCGTCTAGGTCGTTCTTCAGCAGTGTGCCATTGAGGATTAAGGTTGTTAGGAAATATTGAAATGATGATGAATATCAATTccaatcatcatcatcatcatcatcatgaACCATTATCAGTCCATAAAATAGTCCAGTTAACGGCTTTAATTACATTCTCTCGTACCTGCTCTCAGCTCCTGTGACCGTAGTGTACGGCGTAGCAGCTGGACTGACCAGAGGGCTGAATCCCTTCAGGGTGAAGGAGTTCGTCTTTTTCAAGATGGACTTTTTCGGCTGCGAGCCGAACACCGGCGAGTGGTATGTGTGCTGAGGCAAAACGGAATTGATCGTGTGAAATAAcaggaggaagagaaagagagagaggaaaaaaagGAGGCTGCCGGATGACGTAGGCGGCTAGTTAGGCGAGCAAATATACACAGTTCGCGGGAAATGACGTCAAACGGGCGTGGGCGTGACTCACGTGATCGGGCCCGGTGCCGTTGTTTGGCGACATCGTTAGATCGTTGACACTTTGTCTTTGCATCTTCAGGATGTCCGGCGCTGGGATCACCTCGAACCGAGACGGTCTTCTAGTCCTCTCCTGGTCCCTCAGCTGACGTTCCATCTCCTCTCTGGCCCTCTCTTCGGCCTCCTTTTGCCATTTTTGGGCGACCTAATCGATCACGAAATAGAGCACTTCAGGCTAActtgattttttatttaatttcagaGAAACGAGTGCTTCCTGAAGTGtttgatataatatatagaatcaCTTTGATCGCTTACCTGCAGCCTCCTCTCGCGTCCTATATGCTTCTCGATCAGCTTGATCAGCTCCAGCCTCTGGATCGACCCGAGCAGGATCATCGAGCCAGGATTGTCGACCAGCGGGAATCCTCGGAGCTTGCGGTTTTCCTTCAAGATCTCCTTCAGCCTCTGATACGTGATCCCGTGCCAGATGTACTTGATCTCGCGGACCATGAAGTCTTCCACGTAGACGTTGTACATACCTAGCGGAACGAACGCTGTCACTAGCGAGCTCTATTTCGGGGCCACTGACGCATTATAAATAGAAGAATATTCCATAGATTCAATTACCCGGCCAAGGAGCTTCGTCCGCGAGGCTTGTTAATAAACGGGACAAATGTTAGTTCGGGATCGAAAATAACGCGGGTGCTAAACATAATCTAACACCAGACACTGCTAGAGAATTCACCCTGATTAGATCGACTTGAACTGCACACGATTTGCAGCGTTCTCTGTTCAACcggttagctgttgcaatcttttCGAAAAGTGCGCAAGTTGCTGCAATTATGCTCTGTATATGTTCGATTTTCTCAACATTTTGTATAAATGTAACACTTATACAATATCTCATTTAATTATCAAAGTATATATCCTTTTATTAGCTAGTTAATTGTCTTCGATGACTATACTCGTCAGAAACAACTAACTAGTTAAACACCGTCTTATTAAGTCGCGCTTAAGAAACTTctaaataatattttgtataaatataacACTTATACAATATATCATTTAATTATCAAAGCACATATCCTTCTATTAGCTAGTTAGCTGTCTTCGATGACTATACTCGTCAGAAACAACTAACTGGTTAAACACTGTCTTATTAAGTCGCGCTTAAAAAACTTCTACATAATCTAAACGATCTCGTCTGGGGTCTTTTTCCTGGCACGTCGAAACAGGACCATTGAATTTAGGCTAGTTACCGGAGCTAGAAGGCAACAGATCGGGCAAGTACGGCAGCTTCTTGATCAGAATGATGCTGTCGTAGATACTAGGCTGCAGGAGAGCTGCGATCGCGTTGCTGATCAGCACTGCTATCATGATGGGGACGATGTGAGTGATCTGACCGGTCATCTCGAAGACTATGACACTGACAGAGATGGTGTGGGTCACTGCTCCCGAAAACGCTGCGGCTCCGACGGTAGCATAGCCTCCTGAAAAATCACCCAAGATCCTACATGCCGATTCAACACCCTCTTTCGCGTTCACAAACAATTCTACACGATTCTGATCGACAATCTTGATAGATCCAGAAAGGATTACCTGGAACTATGGGAGTGATTATGCCACCGTAACGGACACCGGTCGGAAACCACAGAGCCATAGCCTCGCCGACAGCTCTTCCAAGAGCTGCACCGATCTTGAAGACCGGTATGAAGATCCCAGAGGGGACGGGCACCGTCGAGCTTATAATGGAAAAGATGAACTGAAATCAAAGGCCCTTTGGTCGACTGAGCACACTCTCCGAGAACGTTGATCCAGGTCGTCGCGGATCTTAGAGATCGACAGGCGAATCCTTACCGTGAACGCGACGAAACCGAGGAGACCGGTGAACACGTCCGTGTACGCCGTCGACCAGTGCTTCACCATGTTCATCTCCTCGACCCCGAGCTCCTCTTTGGTCCAGCTGAAGTTGGTGAACAGGCCGTATACTTGGTCGTGGGTGTTCAGATCGCCGGCCATGAACTGGCCCAATCCCAGCGGAAACGAGACGGAGGAGACCAGCAGCGAGACGATGCCGGGGTATAAAAAACGACTGGAATTGGTTTGACGTTGTTTGAGCATAACATGTCTGCCGTTTGGTCGAGGTTTCGAGGAAAATTCAGAGAATTTTTCAAGATCTTGCGGTACTGTGAACGGCGACGATGAAGCGAAGTTGGACGATGGTTTGAGAATGTTTGACAGTGTTGTAATAGAAGTAATTTGGATTAGTATCGTTGAGTTGGGGATGCTTGATAGAGAGGTATAGTAGAACAGATTGGTGGACTTTATACAGTTCTGTGACAGATAATTGCGTGTCGTACTAAGTAATAATTTAAGGATGTTTGGCAGAGTCGCAGAACGATTACATGGATCACAGAGAATCTTAACAGTAGCCTAAGTACCGCAGAGCAATTGATGAAAACAAAATTGGCACACGGCTATTTAATTAATGGCACATTAATGGCCTAATTAATTAATGGCACACGGCTACTGAAACAGCAGCCCAGAGAACAGAATAAAAAGCACTCACTTTTTCTGCAGGAAGCTGTTCATGCTCTTGTTCTTTCTCATGAAGATCACGTACTGTCTGTGCAGCCAGACATAGAACGCGCCGCCGAGTCCGCTGCCAACTCCGATCAAGGCAAAGACGAACAGCTCTTGCGGGTCGAACGGGAAGTCCATGGTAAAATTGGTGGCGAACATCGCGGTGATGGTCTCCTCCCTTTGGAACCAGATGGCCAGCAATCGGAACATCGTGGCTCCGCAAACAGCCGCGAAGAATCCTCTCCAGTAATTTCTCACGGCGAAGTAGACCGTGGTGACCTCGATGCTGAAGAGGACACCGCCGATCGGCGCGGCGAAACACGAGGCAACTCCAACCGCACAGGCTGCTGCCAACATCTCGCAGTTCCTGCTCTCGTTCTCGTAGATCCCCTGGAAGCTGGTCACCAACTTCGACAGCAGCGTTGCTACTATGCTGGCGATGTGGACGAACGGACCCTCCTTGCCCAGGGGCAGGCCGGAACCCAAGGTCGCCGTCAGACCTATCACCTGTTAGGAATTTGGTCAGGTCTA harbors:
- the ClC-a gene encoding chloride channel protein 2 isoform X2; protein product: MATSSSEDSQDYGLGYQNTLMYGRYTKDLGEYAKEEAQKLKYHEAKRKYKKGREEEFRKSGRGPLCRKLLALLAFAWKHTGARLGEDWVFLALLGIIMALISYAMDRGISMCNNARIWLYQDLTQHPALQYVAWVSLPVCLILFSAGFVHIVAPQSIGSGIPEMKTILRGVALKEYLTFRTLIAKVIGLTATLGSGLPLGKEGPFVHIASIVATLLSKLVTSFQGIYENESRNCEMLAAACAVGVASCFAAPIGGVLFSIEVTTVYFAVRNYWRGFFAAVCGATMFRLLAIWFQREETITAMFATNFTMDFPFDPQELFVFALIGVGSGLGGAFYVWLHRQYVIFMRKNKSMNSFLQKNRFLYPGIVSLLVSSVSFPLGLGQFMAGDLNTHDQVYGLFTNFSWTKEELGVEEMNMVKHWSTAYTDVFTGLLGFVAFTFIFSIISSTVPVPSGIFIPVFKIGAALGRAVGEAMALWFPTGVRYGGIITPIVPGGYATVGAAAFSGAVTHTISVSVIVFEMTGQITHIVPIMIAVLISNAIAALLQPSIYDSIILIKKLPYLPDLLPSSSGMYNVYVEDFMVREIKYIWHGITYQRLKEILKENRKLRGFPLVDNPGSMILLGSIQRLELIKLIEKHIGRERRLQVAQKWQKEAEERAREEMERQLRDQERTRRPSRFEVIPAPDILKMQRQSVNDLTMSPNNGTGPDHHTYHSPVFGSQPKKSILKKTNSFTLKGFSPLVSPAATPYTTVTGAESSSRIRLAFEAIFRKSATLQDVDPDPEIGSGGATRRESQDGINVQSHTPMLAPSPATSKKVQLPRERVIDMSTEDQKRWEESEMALEVDFSRCHIDPAPFQLVERTSLLKVHSLFSMVGVNHAYVTAIGRLVGVVGLKELRKAIEDANAGILPTHQDSHIAVSSSSLAKSETDTESKNASTMNSIASVECEKVEKV
- the ClC-a gene encoding chloride channel protein 2 isoform X1 — encoded protein: MASQSKKMELLEEALHYHHPEGSQEEVDREWEEFDRLMAKLKENRRERPHRPSQTFYPCPPPNADEEQQDFDPFDYINTIMYGRYTKDLGEYAKEEAQKLKYHEAKRKYKKGREEEFRKSGRGPLCRKLLALLAFAWKHTGARLGEDWVFLALLGIIMALISYAMDRGISMCNNARIWLYQDLTQHPALQYVAWVSLPVCLILFSAGFVHIVAPQSIGSGIPEMKTILRGVALKEYLTFRTLIAKVIGLTATLGSGLPLGKEGPFVHIASIVATLLSKLVTSFQGIYENESRNCEMLAAACAVGVASCFAAPIGGVLFSIEVTTVYFAVRNYWRGFFAAVCGATMFRLLAIWFQREETITAMFATNFTMDFPFDPQELFVFALIGVGSGLGGAFYVWLHRQYVIFMRKNKSMNSFLQKNRFLYPGIVSLLVSSVSFPLGLGQFMAGDLNTHDQVYGLFTNFSWTKEELGVEEMNMVKHWSTAYTDVFTGLLGFVAFTFIFSIISSTVPVPSGIFIPVFKIGAALGRAVGEAMALWFPTGVRYGGIITPIVPGGYATVGAAAFSGAVTHTISVSVIVFEMTGQITHIVPIMIAVLISNAIAALLQPSIYDSIILIKKLPYLPDLLPSSSGMYNVYVEDFMVREIKYIWHGITYQRLKEILKENRKLRGFPLVDNPGSMILLGSIQRLELIKLIEKHIGRERRLQVAQKWQKEAEERAREEMERQLRDQERTRRPSRFEVIPAPDILKMQRQSVNDLTMSPNNGTGPDHHTYHSPVFGSQPKKSILKKTNSFTLKGFSPLVSPAATPYTTVTGAESSSRIRLAFEAIFRKSATLQDVDPDPEIGSGGATRRESQDGINVQSHTPMLAPSPATSKKVQLPRERVIDMSTEDQKRWEESEMALEVDFSRCHIDPAPFQLVERTSLLKVHSLFSMVGVNHAYVTAIGRLVGVVGLKELRKAIEDANAGILPTHQDSHIAVSSSSLAKSETDTESKNASTMNSIASVECEKVEKV
- the ClC-a gene encoding chloride channel protein 2 isoform X4, whose translation is MYGRYTKDLGEYAKEEAQKLKYHEAKRKYKKGREEEFRKSGRGPLCRKLLALLAFAWKHTGARLGEDWVFLALLGIIMALISYAMDRGISMCNNARIWLYQDLTQHPALQYVAWVSLPVCLILFSAGFVHIVAPQSIGSGIPEMKTILRGVALKEYLTFRTLIAKVIGLTATLGSGLPLGKEGPFVHIASIVATLLSKLVTSFQGIYENESRNCEMLAAACAVGVASCFAAPIGGVLFSIEVTTVYFAVRNYWRGFFAAVCGATMFRLLAIWFQREETITAMFATNFTMDFPFDPQELFVFALIGVGSGLGGAFYVWLHRQYVIFMRKNKSMNSFLQKNRFLYPGIVSLLVSSVSFPLGLGQFMAGDLNTHDQVYGLFTNFSWTKEELGVEEMNMVKHWSTAYTDVFTGLLGFVAFTFIFSIISSTVPVPSGIFIPVFKIGAALGRAVGEAMALWFPTGVRYGGIITPIVPGGYATVGAAAFSGAVTHTISVSVIVFEMTGQITHIVPIMIAVLISNAIAALLQPSIYDSIILIKKLPYLPDLLPSSSGMYNVYVEDFMVREIKYIWHGITYQRLKEILKENRKLRGFPLVDNPGSMILLGSIQRLELIKLIEKHIGRERRLQVAQKWQKEAEERAREEMERQLRDQERTRRPSRFEVIPAPDILKMQRQSVNDLTMSPNNGTGPDHHTYHSPVFGSQPKKSILKKTNSFTLKGFSPLVSPAATPYTTVTGAESSSRIRLAFEAIFRKSATLQDVDPDPEIGSGGATRRESQDGINVQSHTPMLAPSPATSKKVQLPRERVIDMSTEDQKRWEESEMALEVDFSRCHIDPAPFQLVERTSLLKVHSLFSMVGVNHAYVTAIGRLVGVVGLKELRKAIEDANAGILPTHQDSHIAVSSSSLAKSETDTESKNASTMNSIASVECEKVEKV
- the ClC-a gene encoding chloride channel protein 2 isoform X3, giving the protein MPASVLNRAYFVCNDDYLMYGRYTKDLGEYAKEEAQKLKYHEAKRKYKKGREEEFRKSGRGPLCRKLLALLAFAWKHTGARLGEDWVFLALLGIIMALISYAMDRGISMCNNARIWLYQDLTQHPALQYVAWVSLPVCLILFSAGFVHIVAPQSIGSGIPEMKTILRGVALKEYLTFRTLIAKVIGLTATLGSGLPLGKEGPFVHIASIVATLLSKLVTSFQGIYENESRNCEMLAAACAVGVASCFAAPIGGVLFSIEVTTVYFAVRNYWRGFFAAVCGATMFRLLAIWFQREETITAMFATNFTMDFPFDPQELFVFALIGVGSGLGGAFYVWLHRQYVIFMRKNKSMNSFLQKNRFLYPGIVSLLVSSVSFPLGLGQFMAGDLNTHDQVYGLFTNFSWTKEELGVEEMNMVKHWSTAYTDVFTGLLGFVAFTFIFSIISSTVPVPSGIFIPVFKIGAALGRAVGEAMALWFPTGVRYGGIITPIVPGGYATVGAAAFSGAVTHTISVSVIVFEMTGQITHIVPIMIAVLISNAIAALLQPSIYDSIILIKKLPYLPDLLPSSSGMYNVYVEDFMVREIKYIWHGITYQRLKEILKENRKLRGFPLVDNPGSMILLGSIQRLELIKLIEKHIGRERRLQVAQKWQKEAEERAREEMERQLRDQERTRRPSRFEVIPAPDILKMQRQSVNDLTMSPNNGTGPDHHTYHSPVFGSQPKKSILKKTNSFTLKGFSPLVSPAATPYTTVTGAESSSRIRLAFEAIFRKSATLQDVDPDPEIGSGGATRRESQDGINVQSHTPMLAPSPATSKKVQLPRERVIDMSTEDQKRWEESEMALEVDFSRCHIDPAPFQLVERTSLLKVHSLFSMVGVNHAYVTAIGRLVGVVGLKELRKAIEDANAGILPTHQDSHIAVSSSSLAKSETDTESKNASTMNSIASVECEKVEKV